From the Anguilla anguilla isolate fAngAng1 chromosome 6, fAngAng1.pri, whole genome shotgun sequence genome, one window contains:
- the vegfab gene encoding vascular endothelial growth factor Ab isoform X2, with translation MNFVISLIPLFFALLYLSTVKTAHIPKEGGMNTNDVVPFMEVYNKSMCRTREVLVDIFQEYPDEIEHIFIPSCVVLMRCAGCCNDEALECVPTETYNVTMEVKMFKHLKQQNNFLLSFTEHRRCECRPKKEVTEKKEKKPRRGKGKGLKRKRRKNREKKPPSHCEPCSERRKRLFVQDPLTCQCSCKHSELDCKSRQLELNERTCRCEKPRR, from the exons ATGAACTTTGTTATCAGTCTGATACCATTATTTTTCGCGCTTCTGTACTTGTCAACTGTTAAG ACTGCCCACATACccaaggagggagggatgaacACAAATGACG TGGTTCCCTTCATGGAGGTGTACAACAAGAGCATGTGCAGGACAAGGGAGGTCCTGGTCGATATTTTCCAGGAGTATCCCGATGAGATCGAACACATATTTATCCCGTCCTGTGTGGTTCTCATGCGCTGTGCTGGATGCTGCAATGATGAAGCACTGGAGTGTGTCCCCACAGAGACCTACAATGTCACCATGGAG gtgaaaatgttcaaacacctaaaacaacaaaacaattttctgcTGAGTTTTACAGAACACAGAAGATGTGAGTGCAG ACCAAAGAAAGAAgtgacagaaaagaaagaaaa AAAACCCCGGAGGGGCAAGGGCAAAGGcctaaagagaaagagaaggaaaaacagagagaaaaagccaCCCTC cCACTGTGAGCCTTGCTCAGAGAGAAGAAAGCGCTTGTTTGTACAAGACCCCCTGACATGTCAATGCTCCTGTAAACATTCAGAGCTAGACTGCAAGTCCAGACAGCTGGAGTTAAACGAAAGAACTTGCAG ATGTGAAAAGCCaaggagatga
- the vegfab gene encoding vascular endothelial growth factor Ab isoform X4 → MNFVISLIPLFFALLYLSTVKTAHIPKEGGMNTNDVVPFMEVYNKSMCRTREVLVDIFQEYPDEIEHIFIPSCVVLMRCAGCCNDEALECVPTETYNVTMEVKMFKHLKQQNNFLLSFTEHRRCECRPKKEVTEKKENHCEPCSERRKRLFVQDPLTCQCSCKHSELDCKSRQLELNERTCRCEKPRR, encoded by the exons ATGAACTTTGTTATCAGTCTGATACCATTATTTTTCGCGCTTCTGTACTTGTCAACTGTTAAG ACTGCCCACATACccaaggagggagggatgaacACAAATGACG TGGTTCCCTTCATGGAGGTGTACAACAAGAGCATGTGCAGGACAAGGGAGGTCCTGGTCGATATTTTCCAGGAGTATCCCGATGAGATCGAACACATATTTATCCCGTCCTGTGTGGTTCTCATGCGCTGTGCTGGATGCTGCAATGATGAAGCACTGGAGTGTGTCCCCACAGAGACCTACAATGTCACCATGGAG gtgaaaatgttcaaacacctaaaacaacaaaacaattttctgcTGAGTTTTACAGAACACAGAAGATGTGAGTGCAG ACCAAAGAAAGAAgtgacagaaaagaaagaaaa cCACTGTGAGCCTTGCTCAGAGAGAAGAAAGCGCTTGTTTGTACAAGACCCCCTGACATGTCAATGCTCCTGTAAACATTCAGAGCTAGACTGCAAGTCCAGACAGCTGGAGTTAAACGAAAGAACTTGCAG ATGTGAAAAGCCaaggagatga
- the vegfab gene encoding vascular endothelial growth factor Ab isoform X1, translating into MGAFSVLHKDFFSITSLILSRNSRPTQGTAHIPKEGGMNTNDVVPFMEVYNKSMCRTREVLVDIFQEYPDEIEHIFIPSCVVLMRCAGCCNDEALECVPTETYNVTMEVKMFKHLKQQNNFLLSFTEHRRCECRPKKEVTEKKEKKPRRGKGKGLKRKRRKNREKKPPSHCEPCSERRKRLFVQDPLTCQCSCKHSELDCKSRQLELNERTCRCEKPRR; encoded by the exons ATGGGCGCGTTCTCGGTGCTGCATAAAGATTTTTTCTCCATAACTAGTTTAATTCTATCCAGAAACAGTAGGCCTACGCAAGGA ACTGCCCACATACccaaggagggagggatgaacACAAATGACG TGGTTCCCTTCATGGAGGTGTACAACAAGAGCATGTGCAGGACAAGGGAGGTCCTGGTCGATATTTTCCAGGAGTATCCCGATGAGATCGAACACATATTTATCCCGTCCTGTGTGGTTCTCATGCGCTGTGCTGGATGCTGCAATGATGAAGCACTGGAGTGTGTCCCCACAGAGACCTACAATGTCACCATGGAG gtgaaaatgttcaaacacctaaaacaacaaaacaattttctgcTGAGTTTTACAGAACACAGAAGATGTGAGTGCAG ACCAAAGAAAGAAgtgacagaaaagaaagaaaa AAAACCCCGGAGGGGCAAGGGCAAAGGcctaaagagaaagagaaggaaaaacagagagaaaaagccaCCCTC cCACTGTGAGCCTTGCTCAGAGAGAAGAAAGCGCTTGTTTGTACAAGACCCCCTGACATGTCAATGCTCCTGTAAACATTCAGAGCTAGACTGCAAGTCCAGACAGCTGGAGTTAAACGAAAGAACTTGCAG ATGTGAAAAGCCaaggagatga
- the vegfab gene encoding vascular endothelial growth factor Ab isoform X3: MGAFSVLHKDFFSITSLILSRNSRPTQGTAHIPKEGGMNTNDVVPFMEVYNKSMCRTREVLVDIFQEYPDEIEHIFIPSCVVLMRCAGCCNDEALECVPTETYNVTMEVKMFKHLKQQNNFLLSFTEHRRCECRPKKEVTEKKENHCEPCSERRKRLFVQDPLTCQCSCKHSELDCKSRQLELNERTCRCEKPRR, encoded by the exons ATGGGCGCGTTCTCGGTGCTGCATAAAGATTTTTTCTCCATAACTAGTTTAATTCTATCCAGAAACAGTAGGCCTACGCAAGGA ACTGCCCACATACccaaggagggagggatgaacACAAATGACG TGGTTCCCTTCATGGAGGTGTACAACAAGAGCATGTGCAGGACAAGGGAGGTCCTGGTCGATATTTTCCAGGAGTATCCCGATGAGATCGAACACATATTTATCCCGTCCTGTGTGGTTCTCATGCGCTGTGCTGGATGCTGCAATGATGAAGCACTGGAGTGTGTCCCCACAGAGACCTACAATGTCACCATGGAG gtgaaaatgttcaaacacctaaaacaacaaaacaattttctgcTGAGTTTTACAGAACACAGAAGATGTGAGTGCAG ACCAAAGAAAGAAgtgacagaaaagaaagaaaa cCACTGTGAGCCTTGCTCAGAGAGAAGAAAGCGCTTGTTTGTACAAGACCCCCTGACATGTCAATGCTCCTGTAAACATTCAGAGCTAGACTGCAAGTCCAGACAGCTGGAGTTAAACGAAAGAACTTGCAG ATGTGAAAAGCCaaggagatga